From the genome of Streptomyces sp. NBC_01341, one region includes:
- the sdhA gene encoding succinate dehydrogenase flavoprotein subunit encodes MQIHKYDTVIVGAGGAGMRAAIESTKRSRTAVLTKLYPTRSHTGAAQGGMAAALANVEEDNWEWHTFDTIKGGDYLVDQDAAEILAKEAIDAVLDLEKMGLPFNRTPEGRIDQRRFGGHTRSHGEAPVRRSCYASDRTGHMILQTLYQNCVKEGVEFFNEFYVLDLLLQDVDGVKKSAGVVAYELATGEIHVFQAKSIIFASGGTGKFFKVTSNAHTLTGDGQAAAYRRGLPLEDMEFFQFHPTGIWRMGILLTEGARGEGGILRNKDGERFMEKYAPVMKDLASRDVVSRSIYTEIREGRGCGPEGDHVYLDLTHLPPEQLDAKLPDITEFARTYLGIEPYTDPIPIQPTAHYAMGGIPTNVEGEVLADNTTVVPGLYAAGEVACVSVHGANRLGTNSLLDINVFGRRSGIAAAEYSAKNDFVALPENPAKLVEEQVERLRNSTGTERVAALRTELQECMDANVMVFRTEQTIKTAVDKIAELRARYLNVSIQDKGKRFNTDLLEAIELGNLLDLAEVMAASALARKESRGGHYREDYPNRDDVNFMRHTMAYREVADDGTESIRLDYKPVVTTRYQPMERKY; translated from the coding sequence ATGCAGATCCACAAGTACGACACCGTCATCGTCGGCGCCGGCGGCGCCGGCATGCGCGCGGCCATCGAGTCGACCAAGCGCAGCCGCACCGCCGTGCTGACGAAGCTCTACCCCACCCGCTCCCACACGGGCGCCGCGCAGGGCGGCATGGCCGCCGCGCTGGCGAACGTGGAGGAGGACAACTGGGAGTGGCACACCTTCGACACGATCAAGGGCGGCGACTACCTGGTCGACCAGGACGCCGCCGAGATCCTCGCGAAGGAGGCCATCGACGCCGTCCTCGACCTGGAGAAGATGGGCCTGCCGTTCAACCGGACGCCCGAGGGCCGCATCGACCAGCGCCGCTTCGGCGGTCACACCCGTAGCCACGGCGAGGCCCCGGTCCGCCGGTCGTGCTACGCCTCGGACCGCACGGGTCACATGATCCTCCAGACGCTGTACCAGAACTGCGTCAAGGAGGGCGTGGAGTTCTTCAACGAGTTCTACGTCCTCGACCTCCTGCTCCAGGACGTGGACGGGGTCAAGAAGTCCGCGGGCGTCGTCGCCTACGAGCTGGCCACCGGCGAGATCCACGTCTTCCAGGCGAAGTCGATCATCTTCGCCTCCGGCGGCACCGGCAAGTTCTTCAAGGTGACCTCCAACGCCCACACCCTGACCGGTGACGGCCAGGCCGCCGCGTACCGCCGCGGTCTGCCGCTGGAGGACATGGAGTTCTTCCAGTTCCACCCCACGGGCATCTGGCGCATGGGCATCCTGCTGACGGAGGGCGCCCGTGGTGAGGGCGGCATCCTCCGCAACAAGGACGGCGAGCGCTTCATGGAGAAGTACGCGCCCGTCATGAAGGACCTCGCGTCCCGCGACGTCGTGTCCCGCTCCATCTACACGGAGATCCGTGAGGGCCGCGGCTGCGGTCCCGAGGGCGACCACGTCTACCTCGACCTCACGCACCTCCCGCCGGAGCAGCTGGACGCGAAGCTCCCGGACATCACGGAGTTCGCGCGTACCTACCTCGGCATCGAGCCCTACACGGACCCGATCCCGATCCAGCCGACCGCGCACTACGCCATGGGCGGCATCCCGACCAACGTCGAGGGCGAGGTGCTGGCCGACAACACCACCGTCGTCCCGGGCCTGTACGCCGCCGGCGAGGTCGCCTGTGTCTCCGTGCACGGCGCCAACCGCCTCGGCACCAACTCGCTGCTCGACATCAACGTCTTCGGACGCCGGTCGGGCATCGCGGCCGCCGAGTACTCCGCGAAGAACGACTTCGTCGCGCTTCCCGAGAACCCGGCGAAGCTGGTGGAGGAGCAGGTCGAGCGGCTGCGCAACTCGACGGGCACCGAGCGCGTCGCCGCGCTCCGCACGGAGCTGCAGGAGTGCATGGACGCCAACGTGATGGTGTTCCGCACCGAGCAGACCATCAAGACCGCGGTCGACAAGATCGCGGAACTGCGGGCGCGGTACCTCAACGTGTCCATCCAGGACAAGGGCAAGCGGTTCAACACGGACCTGCTGGAGGCCATCGAGCTGGGCAACCTGCTCGACCTGGCCGAGGTCATGGCCGCCTCCGCCCTGGCCCGCAAGGAATCCCGCGGTGGTCACTACCGCGAGGACTACCCGAACCGCGACGACGTCAACTTCATGCGCCACACCATGGCGTACCGCGAGGTCGCGGACGACGGCACCGAGTCGATCCGGCTCGATTACAAGCCGGTCGTCACGACCCGCTACCAGCCGATGGAGCGTAAGTACTGA